The following coding sequences are from one Purpureocillium takamizusanense chromosome 14, complete sequence window:
- a CDS encoding Low-specificity L-threonine aldolase (EggNog:ENOG503NWDM~COG:E) produces the protein MATTAATLALRSRCLWKLSPLHIPLRIAPSRSLHSSSAAMDGSIRTSQPPQGVHNAWIGAKGPGSLDLRSDVMTTPTPSMLAAVQSCTLLDDVFREDPTTIDLEAHVAALAGKEAGLFVLSGTMGNQLALRSLLVQPPYGVLCDHRSHIVKYEAGGVSSLTGATVKPIVPDNGIHLTLEDVMANVVLSDDVHACPTRVISLENTLNGMIMPLVEVERIAKFARQHGIKLHCDGARLWEAVVAGAGTLPDFCSHFDTVSLCFSKGLGAPVGSMLVGTEETLKHARWVRKSIGGGLRQPGVVTAAARVAVDETFGRAPDGSDGLLRESHAMAKKVEHLWQEMGGTLVHPAHTNMCWLDLEAAGCSEDRFVLLSEEAGLKVMGGRLVTHYQVAQNCDEVLKRLRQVFQKAFAEQEKRVSKVGERSMYKS, from the exons ATGGCCACCACAGCAGCCACGTTAGCCTTGAGGTCCCGGTGTCTGTGGAAGCTGTCGCCGTTGCACATTCCGCTTCGAATCGCCCCCTCTCGGTCCCTTCACAGTTCGTCAGCAGCCATGGACGGCAGTATTCGCACATCGCAACCCCCACAAGGCGTGCACAACGCTTGGATTGGGGCCAAAGGCCCTGGGTCTTTGGACTTGAGGA GCGATGTCATGACCACTCCTACCCCGTCAATGCTGGCCGCCGTTCAGTCCTGCACACTCTTGGACGATGTCTTCAGAGAGGACCCGACGACCATCGACCTTGAGGCCCATGTCGCCGCTCTTGCTGGCAAAGAAGCAGGCCTGTTCGTACTGTCAGGAACCATGGGCAATCAACTTGCGCTGAGGAGCCTCCTCGTTCAACCACCTTACGGCGTCTTGTGCGACCACCGGTCACACATCGTCAAGTATGAGGCTGGCGG GGTCTCGTCCTTGACGGGTGCTACAGTCAAGCCCATTGTGCCCGACAACGGCATCCATCTGACCCTCGAGGACGTCATGGCCAATGTAGTGCTCAGTGATGATGTCCATGCCTGCCCCACCAGGGTCATCAGCCTTGAGAACACTCTCAACGGTATGATTATGCCTCTGGTCGAAGTCGAGCGCATTGCCAAGTTTGCCCGGCAGCATGGCATCAAGTTGCACTGCGACGGTGCCAGGCTGTGGGAAGCCGTtgtggccggcgccggcacgctGCCCGACTTTTGCTCCCACTTTGACACGGTTAGCCTTTGTTTCTccaagggcctcggcgccccggTCGGCAGCATGCTTGTTGGTACCGAGGAGACTTTGAAGCATGCTCGATGGGTACGCAAGTCCATCGGCGGTGGCCTTCGGCAGCCTGGTGTCGTCACAGCGGCCGCGAGGGtagccgtcgacgagacaTTTGGCCGAGCTCCCGATGGCAGTGACGGCTTACTCAGGGAATCTCACGCAATGGCTAAGAAGGTCGAGCACCTCTGGCAAGAGATGGGTGGAACCCTCGTCCATCCGGCGCACACGAACATGTGTTGGCTCGATCTGGAGGCCGCAGGCTGCAGTGAGGACCGTTTCGTGCTGCTCAgcgaggaggccggcctcAAAGTCATGGGGGGCCGCCTCGTGACTCACTATCAGGTTGCGCAAAATTGTGATGAGGTACTGAAGCGGCTGAGACAGGTCTTTCAGAAGGCGTTTGCTGAGCAAGAGAAGAGAGTGTCCAAGGTTGGGGAGAGGAGCATGTACAAGTCGTAA
- a CDS encoding uncharacterized protein (COG:U~EggNog:ENOG503NWXM): MAGLFRRVYDWLLRTFWAMEMEVTLVGLQNAGKTSLLRVLAGGEFTLDSIPTVGFNMKRVQRGHVTLKCWDIGGQPRFRGMWERYCRGVNAIVFIVDIADVALIPQAKDELHSLMEYATLAGIPLLVLGNKSDLPQKLSVDELIDELDLKSIQGREVCCYGISAKEETNLDAVVQFLVKWAGR, encoded by the exons ATGGCGGGGTTATTTCGGAGGGTATACGACTGGTTGCTGAGGACGTTTTG GGCCATGGAAATGGAGGTAACTCTGGTCGGCCTGCAGAATGCGGGGAAAACGTCGCTATTGCGCGTGTTGGCG GGCGGCGAATTCACTCTAGA CTCGATCCCGACAGTGGGCTTCAACATGAAGCGCGTGCAACGTGGACACGTCACTCTGAAGTGCTGGGACATCGGAGGCCAGCCGCGGTTCCGGGGCATGTGGGAGAGGTACTGTCGGggcgtcaacgccatcgtcttcatTGTAGACATTGCGGATGTAGCGCTCATTCCGCAGGCCAAAGACGAACTGCACTCGCTCATGGAATATGCGACACTGGCCGGGAtcccgctcctcgtcctgggCAACAAGTCGGACTTGCCACAGAAGCTTTCGGTAgacgagctcatcgacgagctggacctgAAGAGCATCCAGGGCCGTGAGGTGTGCTGCTATGGCATCAGCGCCAAGGAGGAGACGAACCTGGACGCCGTGGTGCAGTTTCTGGTGAAATGGGCTGGCCGTTGA
- a CDS encoding Beta-1,4-mannosyl-glycoprotein 4-beta-N-acetylglucosaminyltransferase (CAZy:GT17~COG:G~TransMembrane:1 (o6-28i)~EggNog:ENOG503NUGT) has protein sequence MAARPVFNLGAAALVGFALLIFISRLPLRSASAVHRISPTDLGLRLPRLNFTSSSPSTSRHKEYYASEAAAEFCAAHGYSVFSPESDSGERKIYDLFMANSELDFLEIRLGTMYEHVDYFIIVESPVTFQGTSKNLTIRDNWARFSQWHDKMIYHLLEFPAGFAPKLTWDYEDLQRDATFKQVLPKLQGRQAPVQGDVLIVADVDEIVRTATLLLLRTCTFPRRLTLASKFYYYSFQFLHVGDEWPHPQATFYQGERDTIPPTKLRSADGDSRLQRIRESGTLSNAGWHCSSCFATMDQFLNKLASFSHMWMNEPKYRDKARIAAAVREGRDVWGRASEVFRRIEGNTDVPGVLMEAEGRERFGYMLSRDGESAGFSDYP, from the coding sequence ATGGCAGCGCGGCCGGTCTTCAaccttggcgccgccgcactcgTGGGCTTTGCCCTTTTAATTTTCATCTCGCGACTGCCCCTTCGAAGCGCCTCAGCGGTGCACCGCATCTCACCAACCGACCTCGGTCTGCGGTTGCCGCGCCTCAACTTCACTTCGTCTTCCCCGTCGACCAGCCGCCACAAGGAATATTACGCTTCCGAAGCAGCCGCCGAGTtctgcgccgcccatggtTACTCCGTCTTTTCGCCCGAGTCCGACTCGGGGGAACGCAAAATTTACGACCTCTTCATGGCCAACTCGGAGCTCGACTTTCTCGAAATCCGCCTCGGAACAATGTACGAACACGTCGACTACTTCATTATCGTCGAGTCGCCCGTCACCTTCCAGGGGACGTCGAAAAACCTCACGATTCGAGACAATTGGGCCCGATTCTCGCAGTGGCACGACAAGATGATATACCACCTCCTGGAGTTCCCGGCTGGGTTCGCTCCCAAGCTCACATGGGACTACGAGGATCTCCAGCGCGACGCCACGTTCAAGCAAGTCTTGCCGAAGCTGCAAGGGAGACAGGCCCCCGTACAAGGGGATgtgctcatcgtcgccgacgtggacgagaTTGTTCGtacggcgacgctgctgctgctgcggaccTGCACCTTTCCACGGCGCCTGACGCTCGCCTCCAAGTTTTACTACTACTCGTTCCAGTTCCTCCACGTGGGCGACGAGTGGCCCCACCCGCAGGCTACCTTTTATCAGGGCGAGAGGGACACGATCCCGCCGACCAAGCTCCGGAGCGCCGACGGGGACAGCCGGCTACAGCGGATACGCGAGTCGGGCACGTTGAGCAACGCGGGGTGGCACTGTAGCAGCTGCTTCGCCACCATGGACCAGTTCCTGAACAAGCTGGCGAGCTTCTCCCACATGTGGATGAACGAGCCCAAGTATCGCGACAAGGCAcgcatcgcggccgccgttCGCGAGGGCAGGGATGTATGGGGGCGGGCAAGCGAGGTGTTTCGTCGCATCGAAGGAAACACGGATGTCCCGGGCGTCCTGATGGAAGCGGAAGGGCGCGAGAGGTTCGGGTACATGCTGAGTCGAGACGGCGAGAGCGCAGGCTTCTCCGACTATCCATAG
- a CDS encoding Low-specificity L-threonine aldolase (EggNog:ENOG503NWDM~COG:E) translates to MRLAGQLPTASPGNCRCTTQTDANLRVSSLTGATVKPIVPDNGIHLTLEDVMANVVLSDDVHACPTRVISLENTLNGMIMPLVEVERIAKFARQHGIKLHCDGARLWEAVVAGAGTLPDFCSHFDTVSLCFSKGLGAPVGSMLVGTEETLKHARWVRKSIGGGLRQPGVVTAAARVAVDETFGRAPDGSDGLLRESHAMAKKVEHLWQEMGGTLVHPAHTNMCWLDLEAAGCSEDRFVLLSEEAGLKVMGGRLVTHYQVAQNCDEVLKRLRQVFQKAFAEQEKRVSKVGERSMYKS, encoded by the coding sequence ATGAGGCTGGCGGGTCAGTTGCCCACCGCCTCTCCTGGAAACTGCCGATGCACGACCCAAACTGACGCGAATCTCAGGGTCTCGTCCTTGACGGGTGCTACAGTCAAGCCCATTGTGCCCGACAACGGCATCCATCTGACCCTCGAGGACGTCATGGCCAATGTAGTGCTCAGTGATGATGTCCATGCCTGCCCCACCAGGGTCATCAGCCTTGAGAACACTCTCAACGGTATGATTATGCCTCTGGTCGAAGTCGAGCGCATTGCCAAGTTTGCCCGGCAGCATGGCATCAAGTTGCACTGCGACGGTGCCAGGCTGTGGGAAGCCGTtgtggccggcgccggcacgctGCCCGACTTTTGCTCCCACTTTGACACGGTTAGCCTTTGTTTCTccaagggcctcggcgccccggTCGGCAGCATGCTTGTTGGTACCGAGGAGACTTTGAAGCATGCTCGATGGGTACGCAAGTCCATCGGCGGTGGCCTTCGGCAGCCTGGTGTCGTCACAGCGGCCGCGAGGGtagccgtcgacgagacaTTTGGCCGAGCTCCCGATGGCAGTGACGGCTTACTCAGGGAATCTCACGCAATGGCTAAGAAGGTCGAGCACCTCTGGCAAGAGATGGGTGGAACCCTCGTCCATCCGGCGCACACGAACATGTGTTGGCTCGATCTGGAGGCCGCAGGCTGCAGTGAGGACCGTTTCGTGCTGCTCAgcgaggaggccggcctcAAAGTCATGGGGGGCCGCCTCGTGACTCACTATCAGGTTGCGCAAAATTGTGATGAGGTACTGAAGCGGCTGAGACAGGTCTTTCAGAAGGCGTTTGCTGAGCAAGAGAAGAGAGTGTCCAAGGTTGGGGAGAGGAGCATGTACAAGTCGTAA
- a CDS encoding Low-specificity L-threonine aldolase (EggNog:ENOG503NWDM~COG:E) translates to MPRNSVCLCVDPARCPPCLVKRIVPWIHALPMATAHHRQGVAATLALRSRCLWKLSPLHIPLRIAPSRSLHSSSAAMDGSIRTSQPPQGVHNAWIGAKGPGSLDLRSDVMTTPTPSMLAAVQSCTLLDDVFREDPTTIDLEAHVAALAGKEAGLFVLSGTMGNQLALRSLLVQPPYGVLCDHRSHIVKYEAGGVSSLTGATVKPIVPDNGIHLTLEDVMANVVLSDDVHACPTRVISLENTLNGMIMPLVEVERIAKFARQHGIKLHCDGARLWEAVVAGAGTLPDFCSHFDTVSLCFSKGLGAPVGSMLVGTEETLKHARWVRKSIGGGLRQPGVVTAAARVAVDETFGRAPDGSDGLLRESHAMAKKVEHLWQEMGGTLVHPAHTNMCWLDLEAAGCSEDRFVLLSEEAGLKVMGGRLVTHYQVAQNCDEVLKRLRQVFQKAFAEQEKRVSKVGERSMYKS, encoded by the exons ATGCCGAGAAACAGCGTCTGTCTGTGCGTTGACCCGGCCCGGTGCCCTCCCTGCCTGGTCAAACGCATCGTGCCGTGGATCCACGCCCTtccgatggcgacggcgcatcACAGACAAGGCGTTG CAGCCACGTTAGCCTTGAGGTCCCGGTGTCTGTGGAAGCTGTCGCCGTTGCACATTCCGCTTCGAATCGCCCCCTCTCGGTCCCTTCACAGTTCGTCAGCAGCCATGGACGGCAGTATTCGCACATCGCAACCCCCACAAGGCGTGCACAACGCTTGGATTGGGGCCAAAGGCCCTGGGTCTTTGGACTTGAGGA GCGATGTCATGACCACTCCTACCCCGTCAATGCTGGCCGCCGTTCAGTCCTGCACACTCTTGGACGATGTCTTCAGAGAGGACCCGACGACCATCGACCTTGAGGCCCATGTCGCCGCTCTTGCTGGCAAAGAAGCAGGCCTGTTCGTACTGTCAGGAACCATGGGCAATCAACTTGCGCTGAGGAGCCTCCTCGTTCAACCACCTTACGGCGTCTTGTGCGACCACCGGTCACACATCGTCAAGTATGAGGCTGGCGG GGTCTCGTCCTTGACGGGTGCTACAGTCAAGCCCATTGTGCCCGACAACGGCATCCATCTGACCCTCGAGGACGTCATGGCCAATGTAGTGCTCAGTGATGATGTCCATGCCTGCCCCACCAGGGTCATCAGCCTTGAGAACACTCTCAACGGTATGATTATGCCTCTGGTCGAAGTCGAGCGCATTGCCAAGTTTGCCCGGCAGCATGGCATCAAGTTGCACTGCGACGGTGCCAGGCTGTGGGAAGCCGTtgtggccggcgccggcacgctGCCCGACTTTTGCTCCCACTTTGACACGGTTAGCCTTTGTTTCTccaagggcctcggcgccccggTCGGCAGCATGCTTGTTGGTACCGAGGAGACTTTGAAGCATGCTCGATGGGTACGCAAGTCCATCGGCGGTGGCCTTCGGCAGCCTGGTGTCGTCACAGCGGCCGCGAGGGtagccgtcgacgagacaTTTGGCCGAGCTCCCGATGGCAGTGACGGCTTACTCAGGGAATCTCACGCAATGGCTAAGAAGGTCGAGCACCTCTGGCAAGAGATGGGTGGAACCCTCGTCCATCCGGCGCACACGAACATGTGTTGGCTCGATCTGGAGGCCGCAGGCTGCAGTGAGGACCGTTTCGTGCTGCTCAgcgaggaggccggcctcAAAGTCATGGGGGGCCGCCTCGTGACTCACTATCAGGTTGCGCAAAATTGTGATGAGGTACTGAAGCGGCTGAGACAGGTCTTTCAGAAGGCGTTTGCTGAGCAAGAGAAGAGAGTGTCCAAGGTTGGGGAGAGGAGCATGTACAAGTCGTAA